The Aulosira sp. FACHB-615 genomic interval TGAGTGAGCGAAGTAAACTAGAAGGAATCTTATGAGTCCTTTGGTACAAAACCAACCTATGTCGCTAAAAATAGATCGTGGATTGTTTAAATATGACTTTATAGATCATCACGCAGTCTTATGCGTTACTGTGGATGCGGACGTGAAAGACATTCGGAAGCGTTATTTGCAAATTGCGCGGCGGTTGCATCCAGATAGTAATGCTTCTGCTACGCCTGGGGAAAAGAAGTTGGCTAGTGAATTATTATCTAAGTTGGTGAACCCAGCTTATGAAGCACTATCTAACGATCGCACCCGCACAGAATATATGGTAATTTTGTCCCAAATGGGTAAGCGTTTGGTGCAAGAGTCAAGCTCGATAGAACTTACCACTGATTTAGGCAGACAATTGGCAGCTACACCCAATATTGATCATGCCTATAAAACTGCGATCGCTAAAATTGCTGAAACTCAATTTACTTCCTTACAGCAAGTCATCCCTATCGTTGCTCAAATTAGCGAGTTGAACTTGGTTTATTTAATGCGGAGTGCTGGTAAAGCTTTCTCTAACCAAGCGTCTGCACAAAAATCTCCCGCACCAACAGCTAACACAGCCTCAAATACAGCTGCTGCACCCCCACCACCAGCGCCACCCAAAGAAGACGCAGCCGTAGAACAATATATTCGGCGGGCGCAAACTTTAATTGATAAAAACCAATTTGCTCAAGCCAAGGTCGAATTGCAAGACGCGCTGAAACTGTCTCCCAAGAGTAGCCGTTGTCATAGCATGATTGGCTTGGTCTATTTAAAGCAAAATCAACTCAAAATGGCCAAGATTCATTTTGACAATGCTTTAAAATTAGACCCGAATGACCAAACAGCGAGCGCATGGAAACCTAAAATAGATAAAGCTTTGGGTCAACAATCCGGTGGTTCTAAAGCAACTCCATCTGCCAAAACTGGGACACAACCAGATAAATCAGGCGGTGGAGGTTTATTTGGCGGTTTGTTTGGTGGGAATAAAAAATAATGGTGTATCAACCAGCAGCGGGAGCAAGGGATTTATTACCTTTAGATGTAGCTCAAAAACGCTGGATTGAAGATAGGTTACAACAAGTGTTCCATCGTTGGGGATATCACAAGATTATTACCTCAACGCTGGAACGGATGGACACCTTGATGGCGGGGGAAGCAATTCAACGCCAGATGGTGATTCAACTGCAAAATTCTGAAGATGAAGAACTAGGGTTGCGTCCAGAATTGACAGCTTCGATTGCGCGTGCTGTAGTGTCGCGCATGGAAGGTGTCACTTATCCGCAACGACTTTATTATCATGCCAATGTCTTCCGGCGCATTTGGGAAAACCGCCACAATCGTCAGCAAGAGTTTTATCAAGCTGGTGTGGAACTTTTAGGCGTTGGTGGATTACGAGCTAATGCTGAAGTACTGCTGTTGGTGGGTGATTGTTTAGACGCGCTGGGTTTGCGGGATTGGCAAATAGTTTTAGGCGAAGCGGGAATTACTCGCTCGCTTTTACAGGCTTTTCCGGCTAATTTACAAGCAAAAGTGCGTCAGGCGATCGCTCACCTTGACCGCGTGACTAT includes:
- a CDS encoding J domain-containing protein; this encodes MSLKIDRGLFKYDFIDHHAVLCVTVDADVKDIRKRYLQIARRLHPDSNASATPGEKKLASELLSKLVNPAYEALSNDRTRTEYMVILSQMGKRLVQESSSIELTTDLGRQLAATPNIDHAYKTAIAKIAETQFTSLQQVIPIVAQISELNLVYLMRSAGKAFSNQASAQKSPAPTANTASNTAAAPPPPAPPKEDAAVEQYIRRAQTLIDKNQFAQAKVELQDALKLSPKSSRCHSMIGLVYLKQNQLKMAKIHFDNALKLDPNDQTASAWKPKIDKALGQQSGGSKATPSAKTGTQPDKSGGGGLFGGLFGGNKK